In the genome of Fusarium fujikuroi IMI 58289 draft genome, chromosome FFUJ_chr02, one region contains:
- a CDS encoding probable transforming protein Ras-1, with product MAANTKFLREYKLVVVGGGGVGKSCLTIQLIQSHFVDEYDPTIEDSYRKQCVIDEEVALLDVLDTAGQEEYSAMREQYMRTGEGFLLVYSITSRQSFEEITTFQQQILRVKDKDYFPMVVVGNKCDLEGDRDVSRQEGEALARSFGCKFIETSAKSRINVDKAFYDIVREIRRYNREMQGYSTGSGGTSGANGPPKPMDMDNGEQEAGCCAKCVLM from the exons ATGGCGGCGAACACAAAG TTCCTGCGAGAGTACAAGCTCGTTGTTGTAGGCGGCGGTGGTGTCGGCAAATCCTGCTTGACTATTCAGTTGATCCAGAGCCATTTCGTCGACGAGTATGACCCCACGATTGAAG ACTCGTACCGAAAGCAGTGTGTCATTGATGAGGAGGTCGCACTGCTCGATGTCCTCGACACAGCCGGCCAAGAGGAGTATAGCGCCATGCGCGAGCAGTACATGCGAACCGGAGAGGGATTTCTGCTAGTCTATTCGATCACTTCGCGACAAAGCTTCGAGGAAATCACCACCTTCCAGCAACAGATTCTGCGAGTCAAGGATAAGGACTATTTCCCCATGGTCGTTGTTGGCAACAAGTGCGATCTGGAAGGCGACCGAGACGTGTCACGACAGG AGGGAGAGGCACTTGCAAGGTCGTTCGGTTGCAAGTTCATCGAAACATCCGCCAAGTCCCGAATCAACGTCGACAAGGCATTCTACGACATCGTACGAGAGATCCGAAGATATAACCGTGAGATGCAAGGCTACTCGACTGGCAGCGGCGGTACTTCAGGCGCGAACGGTCCCCCAAAGCCCATGGATATGGACAACGGCGAGCAAGAAGCTGGATGTTGTGCCAAGTGTGTACTGATGTAA
- a CDS encoding related to importin MTR10 — protein sequence MASNGAQEAFAPPDVLAAVMTMRSGEQEAKKHAHEYLERFQKSKDSWATIMGILQSDAEPEATLFAAITLRGKITYDLSTQVPANELPALRNQILLLLKHFAPGPKPIRVQLCVCLAILAIQMKDWNDVLPSVVQSLSDSPESHACILDFLRVLPEEVTEGRKITLSEEDLAMRTQALLADNADQVVQLLINYSQSSPAAAQNPQLMECITSWLREVPVGNVVKSPLMDIVFNGTTSDGCSQEASECLCTMLRETSDVDESQEIIELLFPRIISLKPQVAKAAEEDDTETLKSLTKVFATAAESWVVGIARQPTHFRPLVDAVLECALRDQERDVIEHTFNFWYELKLYLVLEIYIQGRLELVDVYSKLVDILLKHLEYPKPDSGNENDLFDGDREQEEKFREFRHQMGDTLKDCCEVMGVTDCLTKVLQAIQLWMSKYANQVNDNSVPHWQELEAPLFALRALGRMVDKDESIVLRQLMPLLVQMPSHEKLRFATIMVLGRYTEWTAAHPEYLEPQFNYIVTSFQSDSREIIRAAALAIKFFCTDCKHLLSGQVLQLQTFYDEVLDKLPDLSKEEITEGVANVVACQPTEEIYRLLKLYCDPLIQRLMAKANNATDEEGKLALADHLQLITIFVQYVVPPVSPGQENPAVKYWQEVFPILSTVLDNFLNFTPICERVCRCWRNMVIAHRTAMTPLLPEMANKLAGGFNNSREGCFLWVTSAILREFSEAREHVDQATTENIYTFFEAQTTTFLRVMTELQPKELPDVIDDFFRLLIDALLYYPQKLIPSHLLRSVFEASIYALTLEQRDPLSSTLHFLRDLLSYGGDNPASSDRLPETTAAEVKAIVKNLLLTLGEGLVKQVMAGMMITFPRDCFADGSGVLLALFELVPLQTHQWVSHTIQLLPEGTVSPAEANRFLIKIKERLESGDPSAMKNVRAILQDFTNTYRRRNVAPRDGLGQLEATRFQFSG from the exons ATGGCTTCAAACGGGGCCCAGGAGGCTTTTGCGCCGCCTGATGTGCTGGCTGCTGTTATGACTATGAGGAGCGGGGAGcaagaggccaagaagcacgcCCACGAGTACTTAGAGAGGTTTCAGAAATCA AAGGATTCATGGGCAACTATAATGGGTATTCTGCAGTCTGATGCCGAGCCAGAGGCAACCCTCTTTGCCGCCATTACCCTGCGTGGAAAG ATCACATACGACCTCTCTACCCAAGTTCCTGCGAACGAACTACCTGCCCTTCGAAACCAAATCCTCTTACTACTCAAGCACTTCGCCCCGGGTCCCAAGCCTATCCGTGTCCAGCTCTGTGTGTGTCTGGCCATTCTAGCGATCCAAATGAAGGACTGGAACGATGTTCTGCCTTCTGTCGTTCAGTCGCTTAGTGACAGCCCCGAGAGCCACGCCTGCATTTTGGATTTCCTGAGGGTTCTCCCTGAAGAAGTCACCGAGGGTCGAAAGATCACCTTGTCT GAAGAAGATCTTGCGATGCGAACGCAGGCTCTCTTGGCCGATAATGCGGACCAGGTCGTCCAACTCCTTATCAACTATTCTCAGTCCTCAC cggcagcagctcAGAACCCTCAGTTGATGGAGTGCATCACTTCCTGGCTTCGAGAGGTCCCAGTAGGCAATGTTGTCAAGTCGCCTCTAATGGATATTGTTTTCAACGGCACAACTAGCGATGGTTGCAGCCAGGAGGCTTCCGAGTGTCTGTGCACCATGCTTCGAGAGACCAGCGACGTCGACGAGAGTCAGGAGATCATCGAGCTACTATTTCCACGAATCATCTCCTTGAAGCCGCAAGTGGCCAAGGCagccgaggaggatgacACAGAGACACTCAAGTCTTTGACTAAGGTGTTTGCAACTGCTGCAGAGAGCTGGGTCGTTGGAATCGCCCGCCAACCTACACATTTCCGACCACTAGTTGACGCTGTGCTGGAATGCGCCTTGAGAGACCAGGAGCGCGATGTTATTGAGCATACCTTTAACTTTTGGTACGAGCTCAAGCTCTATCTTGTGCTGGAGATCTATATCCAAGGTcggcttgagcttgttgacgtCTACTCCAAGTTGGTGGATATTCTCTTAAAGCACCTTGAATACCCTAAGCCGGACTCGGGTAACGAAAATGATCTATTCGACGGAGATCGCGAGCAAGAGGAGAAATTCAGAGAGTTTCGACACCAGATGGGCGACACACTAAAGGATTGCTGCGAGGTGATGGGCGTTACGGACTGTCTCACCAAGGTTCTCCAAGCAATTCAGCTGTGGATGTCAAAGTACGCCAATCAAGTGAACGATAACTCAGTACCTCACTGgcaggagctggaggcgcCTTTATTTGCCCTACGCGCTCTCGGTCGCATGGTGGACAAGGATGAGAGTATTGTGCTCCGCCAGCTCATGCCTCTCCTTGTACAGATGCCGAGCCACGAGAAGCTCCGCTTCGCAACCATCATGGTACTCGGCCGCTATACTGAATGGACAGCTGCCCATCCGGAATATCTCGAGCCCCAATTCAACTACATCGTCACATCATTCCAGTCGGATTCCAGGGAGATCATCCGCGCCGCCGCCTTGGCTATCAAGTTCTTCTGTACAGATTGCAAACACCTCCTGAGTGGCCAAGTGCTGCAGCTTCAGACCTTCTATGATGAAGTGCTGGATAAGCTCCCAGACTTGAGTAAGGAAGAGATCACAGAAGGTGTTGCTAACGTTGTGGCTTGCCAGCCCACGGAGGAGATTTACCGATTGCTCAAGCTATACTGCGACCCATTGATCCAGCGTTTGATGGCCAAAGCCAATAATGCTACAGACGAGGAGGGTAAATTGGCGCTCGCTG ATCATCTGcagctcatcaccatctttgTTCAATACGTCGTGCCCCCTGTGAGCCCTGGTCAGGAAAACCCTGCTGTCAAGTACTGGCAGGAGGTTTTCCCCATCCTTTCCACCGTGCTGGACAACTTCTTGAACTTCACTCCCATCTGCGAGCGCGTCTGCAGGTGTTGGCGCAATATGGTCATTGCCCACCGCACAGCCATGACCCCTTTGCTCCCGGAAATGGCAAACAAGCTTGCGGGCGGCTTCAACAACTCAAGGGAAGGATGTTTCTTGTGGGTCACTTCAGCGATCCTGCGCGAATTCTCTGAAGCACGAGAGCACGTTGACCAAGCCACCACTGAGAACATTTACACATTTTTTGAAGCCCAGACAACAACCTTCCTCCGAGTCATGACGGAACTACAACCTAAGGAGCTCCCTGACGTTATTGATGACTTCTTCCGCCTTCTGATTGACGCCCTTCTCTACTACCCCCAGAAGCTcattccatctcatcttctaAGGTCTGTCTTTGAGGCGTCCATCTACGCTCTAACTCTAGAGCAGCGAGACCCTCTGTCCTCAACGCTGCATTTCCTCCGTGATCTCTTGTCATACGGTGGTGATAACCCTGCTAGTAGCGATAGACTACCGGAGACAACGGCTGCGgaggtcaaggccattgtCAAGAATCTGCTACTTACTCTTGGCGAGGGTCTGGTCAAGCAGGTCATGGCGGGCATGATGATCACATTCCCCCGCGACTGTTTCGCTGATGGCAGTGGTGTTCTGCTGGCGTTGTTTGAGCTGGTTCCTCTCCAGACTCACCAATGGGTCTCCCACACAATACAGCTACTACCAGAGGGCACTGTTTCCCCTGCCGAGGCCAACAGATTCCTGATCAAGATCAAAGAGAGGCTTGAGTCGGGAGACCCCAGCGCCATGAAGAATGTGCGCGCGATTCTGCAAGATTTCACCAATACCTACAGACGACGAAATGTGGCACCCCGCGACGGACTCGGCCAGCTCGAGGCCACGCGCTTCCAGTTCTCCGGTTAG
- a CDS encoding related to methenyltetrahydrofolate synthetase: MASSLPAAKQQLRSLMKQKLSKITQDSITTQSRCIFETLKEFQPYKDARRVSIYLAMPTAEVQTDAIVRHALSDGKQVFVPYLHKSPFQTPDTPARVMDMVHLKDVQDYESLKLDKWGIPSVDPATVDARRRILGGSDVQNSEPAILDFMVVPGVAFDLDQSGSIRRLGHGKGFYDFFINRYMAKLESKGIAHENPLHLYGLALTEQMVPATSELQIPTDTHDRRLNGLILGNGEIKAGVHEASTSRYPRQDL; encoded by the exons ATGGCGTCATCCCTTCCCGCTGCTAAGCAGCAGCTGAGAAGTCTCATGAAGCAGAAGCTGTCCAAGATCACCCAGGACTCCATCACAACTCAGA GTCGCTGTATTTTCGAGACCTTGAAAGAGTTTCAGCCTTATAAGGATGCTCGGCGCGTCAGCATCTATCTGGCTATGCCGACGGCTGAGGTCCAGACAGATGCTATTGTGCGCCATGCCTTATCTGATGGCAAGCAGGTCTTTGTTCCTTATTTACACAAGTCGCCCTTTCAAACGCCGGATACTCCAGCTCGGGTTATGGACATGGTTCACCTAAAAGACGTCCAGGACTATGAAAGCCTAAAGTTGGATAAGTGGGGGATTCCCAGCGTTGACCCAGCTACTGTCGATGCGAGAAGACGTATACTGGGTGGTTCAGACGTCCAGAATTCCGAGCCCGCAATTCTAGACTTCATGGTTGTGCCCGGAGTCGCATTTGATTTGGACCAGTCAGGGTCAATTCGACGCCTTGGCCACGGCAAGGGCTTTTATGATTTCTTTATCAACAGATACATGGCCAAGCTCGAATCAAAGGGCATAGCGCACGAGAACCCGCTACATTTGTatggcttggctttgacagAACAGATGGTGCCTGCTACGTCGGAGCTTCAGATTCCCACAGACACTCACGACCGTAGACTCAATGGCCTTATTCTTGGAAACGGCGAGATCAAGGCCGGTGTGCATGAAGCTTCTACTTCGCGATATCCACGACAAGatctataa
- a CDS encoding related to sexual differentiation process protein isp4, giving the protein MGKHTTNSSSASISSSKRSLSRQSSASSSLAERVGDRVAGDSPPLRQDVALQPLTSTSTSASSSSARSTVTVSPSHPVQAKGHVLPYQAPASHIPPPSLSTAATPAASAFASTPASASTSTHASAPTSAAIPPVLVGNQDAAQPLDHIDSDDSLDAIPQPIDDTIDMASKKTPFLRSAAARSDAAPYGSVSLTPSRNNSPAGSDRWDPDSHQLRHVPDTMRSEASHRSTLGKKSSSRLSEEIDGAVLVSGLEGRLGITEPTHTGVLEGSMKDDLSEDGALLDDASSAASDSGHQENSPHEAVRASVPPTDNTTLSINTPRMWCLSVIFAILGSSTNLFFSLRYPSVAITPVIALLLVHPLGHLWDFVLKRPYDPEEEFIDGVRTTSVSDDAHGSHKIKRRTRWRRWLAQGRWNEKEHTCVYVSSNVAFGFAFATDVIVEQTQFYNQEAPIVYQLLLTISTQILGYGFAGITRRFLVRPSGMIWPGTLMSAAMFSTLHKQENKPAGGWTISRWKFFYIVWTISFLFYFLPGLLMPALSYFNVITWFAPKNVVIANLFGVSSGLGLFPLTFDWAQVTYVGSPLLVPFWAAMNVIGGLAVVMWIIAPILYYTNVLFSSYMPILSAAVFDNTGKVYDVSKILTHDFLFDREAYQSYSRVFLPITYVLSYGVQFAGLAALLTHTACWHGQDIWKSWKRALEEAREDGQPKYEPVADSPGPLPRQSFDEDQRRMSTSTSHVDGIISREDIHSKLMKRYKDAPLSWYLITFLSMAAIGIFVVEYYPVHLPWYGLLLALGLGALFFIPNGIIMAVTNQHSSIYLICQLICGVVFPGRPIANMVFVTYGYISSAQGIKFASDLKLGHYMKIPPRILFLVQIVATLVSSLTQIGVLNWMFANIKGICTSEALNGFTCPIARVHFNGSILWGVVGPNEFFGPKAIYRSLVWFFPLGALLPIPLWLYCRRNRSSILRKVNLPVIFGAMSWIPPATGLNFSVWVLVCYVFNYLIKNRHNAWWSKYTMTLSAALDSGLAFGIVVVFFGFIYPGLAKNLKWWGTEVYKQGCDWQACSYNTLPEGEYFGPKTW; this is encoded by the exons ATGGGCAAACACACCACCAACTCATCCTCGGCCTCCATCTCTTCCAGCAAACGAAGCCTAAGCCGCCAATCTTCAGCGTCTTCGTCCCTGGCAGAGAGGGTTGGAGACAGGGTTGCTGGTGATTCCCCTCCACTCCGCCAGGACGTCGCCCTTCAGCCCCTAACATCCACATCCACGTCtgcatcctcatcctctgccAGGTCCACTGTGACTGTCTCACCCTCACACCCAGTCCAAGCCAAGGGTCATGTCTTGCCGTATCAGGCTCCGGCCTCTCATATACCTCCTCCATCATTAAGTACCGCTGCTACCCCAGCTGCATCTGCATTTGCATCTAcacctgcatctgcatctacTTCTACTCACGCTTCGGCTCCAACCTCAGCTGCTATTCCACCGGTTCTCGTTGGTAATCAAGATGCGGCGCAGCCTCTTGATCATATCGATTCCGACGATAGTCTAGATGCCATTCCTCAACCCATAGACGACACTATAGATATGGCTTCCAAGAAGACGCCCTTCTTGCGCTCCGCCGCCGCTCGCTCCGATGCTGCTCCCTACGGTTCGGTCTCACTAACACCCAGTCGCAACAATTCACCCGCTGGTAGTGATCGCTGGGATCCCGATTCCCACCAGCTCCGTCACGTTCCGGATACAATGCGCAGCGAGGCCTCGCACCGCTCCACCCTTGGCAAGAAATCCTCCTCGAGGTTATCAGAAGAGATCGATGGCGCCGTCCTAGTCTCGGGCCTTGAAGGCCGCCTGGGCATTACCGAACCTACACATACCGGTGTTCTCGAGGGTAGCATGAAGGACGACTTGTCCGAAGATGGCGCACTGCTGGATGACGCTTCTTCGGCCGCATCAGATTCTGGGCATCAAGAAAACTCGCCTCACGAGGCTGTTCGCGCGTCCGTTCCGCCTACAGACAATACCACTCTATCCATAAATACGCCACGCATGTGGTGTCTCTCTGTCATTTTCGCCATTCTAGGCTCTTCGACCAATCtgttcttctctttaagATACCCCAGTGTTGCCATTACTCCAGTTATTGCCTTATTGCTTGTCCATCCTCTTGGACATCTGTGGGATTTTGTGCTAAAACGACCTTATGACCCCGAGGAGGAGTTTATCGATGGTGTACGGACGACTTCTGTCAGTGACGATGCACATGGATCGCATAAGATCAAGAGACGCACGCGTTGGAGGAGATGGCTAGCGCAAGGTCGTTGGAACGAAAAGGAACATACTTGCGTCTATGTCAGTAGCAACGTTGCATTTGGCTTCGCCTTTGCGACAGATGTTATCGTTGAGCAGACTCAGTTCTACAACCAGGAAGCTCCTATCGTGTaccaacttcttctcactATATCCACCCAGATTCTCGGTTATGGCTTTGCAGGCATAACACGCCGCTTCCTAGTTCGACCCAGTGGAATGATCTGGCCGGGGACTCTTATGTCGGCAGCTATGTTCTCGACGCTTCACAAACAGGAGAACAAACCTGCCGGAGGCTGGACCATTAGCAGGTGGAAATTCTTCTACATTGTCTGGACTATATCTTTCCTCTTCTATTTTCTCCCTGGACTACTTATGCCAGCACTCAGCTATTTCAACGTCATCACCTGGTTTGCGCCCAAAAATGTCGTTATCGCAAATCTGTTCGGCGTATCTTCCGGTCTTGGGCTCTTTCCCCTGACCTTTGACTGGGCGCAAGTGACCTACGTTGGCTCACCGTTACTTGTCCCGTTCTGGGCTGCTATGAATGTTATCGGAGGTCTAGCTGTGGTAATGTGGATTATTGCACCTATTCTCTACTACACCAACgttctcttctcatcgtACATGCCGATTCTTTCAGCTGCTGTTTTCGACAACACGGGCAAGGTCTACGATGTCAGCAAGATTCTTACGCACGATTTTCTCTTTGATCGAGAGGCCTATCAGAGCTACAGCAGAGTGTTCTTGCCAATCACATACGTGTTGAGCTATGGTGTTCAATTCGCTGGTCTGGCTGCTCTTTTGACGCATACTGCCTGTTGGCACGGTCAGGATATATGGAAGTCTTGGAAACGAGCACTTGAGGAGGCTCGCGAGGATGGGCAGCCCAAGTATGAACCGGTAGCAGATTCTCCTGGGCCTCTACCACGACAATCGTTCGACGAGGACCAGAGGCGCATGTCAACATCCACTTCTCATGTAGATGGAATTATTAGCCGCGAAGATATTCACAGCAAACTCATGAAGAGATACAAGGATGCCCCTCTGAGTTGGTATCTAATCACGTTTCTCTCCATGGCTGCCATCGGCATCTTCGTTGTCGAATA CTATCCCGTCCATTTGCCCTGGTacggccttcttctcgcgcttggccttggagctCTGTTTTTCATCCCCAATGGCATCATTATGGCTGTCACAAATCAACATAGCAGCATCTATCTCATCTGTCAACTCATCTGCGGTGTTGTGTTTCCAGGTCGCCCAATCGCAAACATGGTTTTTGTTACATACGGCTACATTTCATCAGCGCAAGGCATCAAATTTGCTTCTGACCTTAAACTCGGCCACTACATGAAGATTCCTCCTCGCATCCTCTTTCTTGTTCAGATCGTCGCGACACTTGTCTCGTCGCTGACTCAGATTGGTGTGCTCAACTGGATGTTCGCGAACATCAAAGGCATTTGCACCTCAGAAGCTCTCAATGGATTCACCTGTCCCATTGCAAGAGTACACTTCAACGGCTCCATTCTGTGGGGTGTCGTTGGACCTAACGAATTCTTTGGTCCGAAGGCCATATATCGTTCCCTGGTCTGGTTCTTCCCCCTTGGCGCTCTCCTCCCCATTCCCCTGTGGCTTTACTGTCGACGTAACCGCTCCAGTATTCTCCGCAAGGTCAACCTACCTGTTATTTTCGGCGCCATGTCCTGGATCCCTCCTGCAACAGGCCTCAACTTCTCCGTCTGGGTGCTTGTATGCTACGTCTTCAACTACCTTATCAAGAATCGTCACAATGCCTGGTGGAGCAAGTACACCATGACCTTGAGCGCCGCCCTCGATTCTGGGCTTGCCTTTGGTATAGTAGTTGTATTTTTCGGCTTCATCTACCCTGGGCTTGCAAAGAACCTCAAATGGTGGGGCACTGAAGTGTACAAGCAGGGTTGTGACTGGCAAGCATGCTCCTATAATACCCTCCCAGAAGGTGAATACTTCGGGCCCAAAACATGGTAA
- a CDS encoding probable 26S proteasome regulatory particle chain: MAQDSEVPKAADKGKGKAVDDAKKDKQQTNGKKEEEKIETAEEELNEEDQQLKNELELLVERLTEPNTELYKPALEAMKNLIKTSTSSMTAVPKPLKFLRPHYESLTKLFEQWPKGEDRTSLADVLSVIGMTFSDEDRQDTLFYRLQAPSSDISSWGHEYTRHLALEIGEVYGKRIANDESTKDLIDLALVLIPLFLKSNAEADAVDLMSELEIIEEMPKFVDENTYARVCLYMSSMVNLLTYPDNETFLKTAHDIYMEYKQFAQAMVLAIRLHDYELIKSDFDKAEDPALQKQLAFLIARQRIVIDADDQSEENTALVESVGNLKLSEHFKSLGKELNILEPKTTEDIYKSHLESSRVAGMTNLDSARHNLAAAFVNAFVNAGFGNDKMMLVDGEKETWVWKTKADGMMSTVASMGTLLMWDIENGLDKIDKYTYSSEAEISAGAMLAIGIMNSGVVMDSDPAIALLADGDKLYHPNPLVRTACIMGLGLAYAGSNKEDVLEHLLPMISDASVDMQISAMAALSCGLIFTGSSHPEISEAIITTLMDDDRKNQLTDKWTRFLALGLGLLFFGRQEEVDVILETLKAIEHPMAKSTAVMAEICAWAGTGAVLKIQELLHICNEHQEESEEKRGDELLQAYAVIGIALVAMGEDIGQEMVLRQFGHLMHYGEANIRKAVPLAMGLISPSNPQMKVYDTLSRYSHDNDPEVAINAIFAMGLLGAGTNNARLAQLLRQLASYYHRDQDALFMVRIAQGLLHMGKGTLSISPFHTDRQVLSRVAAAGLLATLVAMIEPKEFITGQSHYLLYFLVTAMHPRFLVTLDEDLKPLKVNVRVGQAVDVVGQAGRPKTITGWQTQSTPVVLGYGERAELEDEEYISLNSTLEGLVILRKNPDWEAEK; the protein is encoded by the exons ATGGCTCAAGACAGCGAGGTGCCAAAGGCGGccgacaagggcaagggcaaggccgTCGACGATGCgaagaaggacaagcaaCAGACAAAtggaaagaaagaggaagagaagattgaga ctgctgaggaggagctcaaCGAGGAGGACCAACAACTCAAGAATGAGCTTGAATTGCTGGTCGAGCGCTTGACC GAGCCAAACACGGAACTTTACAAGCCCGCCCTTGAAGCTATGAAGAACCTGATAAAGACGTCGACGTCATCCATGACAGCAGTTCCAAAGCCCCTCAAATTCCTACGACCGCATTACGAGTCCTTGACGAAACTTTTCGAGCAGTGGCCCAAGGGCGAAGACAGGACCTCGCTGGCGGATGTTCTCTCCGTCATCGGCATGACGTTTTCAGATGAAGACCGACAAGACACACTGTTTTACAGACTTCAAGCGCCTTCATCTGACATCAGCTCGTGGGGTCACGAGTATACTAGGCATCTCGCGCTTGAGATTGGAGAAGTGTATGGAAAGCGAATCGCAAATGACGAGTCCACCAAGGACCTGATCGACCTGGCACTTGTTTTGATCcccctcttcctcaagagcaATGCCGAGGCCGATGCAGTGGATCTTATGAGCGAACTTGAAATCATTGAGGAAATGCCCAAGTTTGTGGACGAAAACACGTACGCTCGTGTATGCTTGTACATGTCTTCAATGGTGAACCTCCTCACCTACCCCGACAATGAGACTTTTCTCAAGACCGCACACGACATCTACATGGAATACAAGCAGTTTGCACAGGCTATGGTCCTTGCAATTCGACTACACGATTACGAACTCATTAAGTCTGATTTCGACAAGGCTGAAGACCCTGCCCTTCAGAAGCAGCTTGCGTTTCTGATTGCGCGGCAAAGAATAGTCATTGATGCTGATGACCAGTCAGAAGAGAACACTGCCCTTGTGGAGTCCGTCGGCAACCTGAAGCTGTCGGAACATTTCAAATCGCTTGGCAAGGAGCTCAACATTCTGGAGCCAAAGACCACCGAGGATATCTACAAGAGTCACCTGGAGAGCAGTCGAGTTGCAGGAATGACCAATCTGGACTCTGCTCGGCATAACCTTGCAGCGGCATTCGTCAATGCTTTTGTGAATGCTGGTTTTGGCAACGATAAAATGATGCTTGTCGACGGTGAGAAGGAGACATGGGTTTGGAAGACCAAAGCCGACGGCATGATGTCCACCGTTGCCTCCATGGGCACCCTTTTAATGTGGGATATCGAGAATGggcttgacaagatcgataAGTATACGTACTCCTCAGAGGCAGAGATTTCGGCTGGCGCAATGCTTGCTATTGGAATTATGAATTCGGGCGTAGTAATGGATTCAGACCCAGCCATTGCCCTGTTGGCTGATGGGGACAAGCTTTACCATCCCAACCCCCTCGTCAGGACTGCCTGCATCATGGGCCTTGGACTTGCTTATGCCGGCTCCAACAAGGAGGACGTTCTCGAGCACTTGCTACCCATGATCTCTGATGCTAGTGTTGATATGCAGATTTCGGCAATGGCTGCTTTATCCTGCGGTCTTATCTTCACTGGCTCTTCTCACCCGGAAATCAGCGAGGCCATTATCACTACTCTAATGGACGACGATCGCAAAAACCAATTGACTGACAAGTGGACACGATTCTTGGCTCTTGGTCTaggtcttctcttctttggtcgccaagaagaggttgatgttATCCTCGAAACCCTGAAGGCCATCGAGCATCCTATGGCCAAGTCGACCGCTGTCATGGCTGAGATTTGCGCGTGGGCCGGTACTGGCGCTGTCCTTAAGATCCAGGAGCTTCTTCATATCTGCAATGAGCATCAAGAGGAgtctgaagagaagaggggtGACGAACTTCTGCAGGCATACGCGGTGATTGGTATTGCACTTGTGGCTATGGGTGAAGATATTGGACAAGAAATGGTCCTGCGTCAGTTCGGTCATCTCATGCACTACGGCGAGGCCAACATTCGAAAAGCTGTGCCCCTTGCCATGGGTCTCATTAGCCCCAGCAACCCTCAAATGAAGGTGTATGATACCCTCTCAAGATACAGCCACGACAATGATCCTGAGGTTGCTATCAACGCCATCTTTGCCATGGGTCTTCTGGGTGCAGGCACCAACAACGCCCGATTAGCTCAGCTGCTTCGACAACTCGCCAGTTACTACCACCGTGATCAGGATGCTCTTTTTATGGTGCGAATCGCCCAGGGTCTCCTCCACATGGGTAAGGGCACTCTGTCAATCAGTCCCTTCCATACAGATCGTCAAGTTCTGTCCCGTGTAGCGGCCGCTGGTCTACTTGCTACTCTTGTCGCTATGATTGAGCCCAAAGAGTTTATCACCGGCCAGTCACATTACCTCCTCTACTTCCTTGTCACGGCCATGCACCCCCGCTTCCTTGTTACCTTGGATGAAGACCTCAAGcctctcaaggtcaacgtcCGCGTGGGTCAAGCCGTCGATGTCGTTGGCCAAGCTGGTCGTCCCAAGACAATCACTGGCTGGCAAACTCAGAGCACACCTGTGGTGCTCGGATATGGTGAACGAGCGGAgctggaagatgaggagTATATTAGCCTCAACAGCACTCTAGAAGGCTTGGTAATTTTGCGGAAG AACCCTGATTGGGAAGCTGAGAAATAG